In a single window of the Roseofilum reptotaenium CS-1145 genome:
- the rsmA gene encoding 16S rRNA (adenine(1518)-N(6)/adenine(1519)-N(6))-dimethyltransferase RsmA: MNPQPRKRFAQHWLNSEAILHKIIQASDLEATDRVLEIGPGTGILTRQLISHAQAVVSVEIDRDLCKKLIKKLGDSQNFMLLQGDILSLELEALLSTYPLFQNPNKVVANIPYNITGPILEKLLGKIASPVPKTYESIVLLVQKEVADRLVARPSTKAFGALSVRVQYLAHCELICPVPPKAFYPPPKVESAVIRLTPRTLEKLAFNPRHLEQIVTLGFSSKRKMLHNNLKSRIESNRLTPILEQLDINPQARAEDLSLENWVNLSNVLQESSL; the protein is encoded by the coding sequence ATGAATCCTCAACCCCGCAAACGCTTTGCTCAACATTGGCTTAACAGTGAAGCCATTCTACATAAAATCATTCAAGCATCGGATTTAGAAGCCACAGATAGAGTATTAGAAATTGGCCCAGGAACCGGTATTTTAACTCGTCAATTAATTTCCCATGCACAAGCTGTTGTTTCTGTGGAAATTGACCGGGATCTGTGTAAAAAGCTGATCAAAAAATTAGGAGACTCTCAAAACTTTATGCTCTTACAAGGGGATATCCTTTCCTTAGAGTTAGAAGCTCTCCTTTCCACCTATCCCTTGTTTCAAAACCCTAATAAAGTAGTAGCTAATATTCCCTACAATATTACCGGCCCGATTTTAGAAAAACTCTTGGGAAAAATTGCTTCTCCAGTTCCCAAAACCTACGAGAGTATTGTCCTCTTGGTACAAAAAGAAGTAGCCGATCGCCTAGTAGCAAGACCGAGTACCAAAGCCTTTGGGGCCTTATCAGTTCGCGTGCAATATTTAGCTCATTGTGAACTCATTTGTCCTGTCCCACCAAAAGCCTTTTATCCCCCTCCTAAAGTTGAATCTGCCGTGATTCGCTTAACTCCCAGAACTCTGGAAAAACTGGCCTTCAACCCCCGTCATTTAGAACAAATTGTAACTCTTGGCTTTTCCTCGAAACGAAAAATGTTACACAATAATCTCAAATCGAGGATTGAGAGCAATCGCCTGACTCCCATTCTAGAACAACTTGACATTAACCCTCAAGCTCGCGCTGAAGATCTGAGCCTGGAAAATTGGGTTAATCTGAGTAATGTCTTACAAGAGAGTTCCTTATAA